In the genome of Eschrichtius robustus isolate mEscRob2 chromosome 12, mEscRob2.pri, whole genome shotgun sequence, one region contains:
- the LOC137773247 gene encoding serine protease 44-like — MQPDREFGVHLCAAVARLPLSVASDLGQGTLSAWEAHRGQARSRREGAPQSAEATRGAMASPGVLRSGGGSLGLLVWLLVLQPRLSEARAGGEGAQGLTALTSGSPPTSGGGREDARTRPWKLPPRGLPGTSGALESLCGHRTSRVVGGRPAPERKWPWQVSLQINDKHICGGSLIASWWVLTAAHCIFGHVEYTVKMGDIRLMHTSRMAIKVPVRDIVIHKYFNPVGTVENDIALALLAFPVNFSSNIQPVCLPEKAFMVQAGTECWVTGWGKLDEREPSQASTLLLQEAELSILRYERCNEVLKEKMESRFDMVKKGAICGTSPTGKDACQGDSGGPLVCQLNDSWVQVGIVSWGIGCGRRGYPGVFTEVSFYKDWVVAKMSQACHIDSAGYFSLTLCLVLPLGILPTP; from the exons ATGCAGCCCGACAGGGAGTTCGGGGTACATCTCTGTGCGGCGGTGGCGCGGCTGCCGCTCTCTGTGGCCAGCGACCTAGGCCAGGGGACGCTGAGCGCCTGGGAGGCACACC GAGGGCAAGCGCGGAGCCGCCGCGAGGGGGCGCCGCAGAGCGCGGAGGCGACCAGAGGTGCCATGGCGTCTCCGGGCGTCCTCCGCAGCGGCGGCGGATCCCTGGGCCTCCTGGTCTGGCTTCTAGTCCTTCAACCTCGGCTCAGTGAGGCCCgggcgggcggggagggggcgcagGGCCTGACGGCACTGACCTCAGGCTCTCCACCCACCTCGGGGGGCGGCCGCGAGGACGCCAGGACACGCCCGTGGAAGCTGCCTCCTCGAGGGCTTCCGGGAACTTCGGGGGCCTTGGAATCCC TGTGTGGCCATCGTACTTCAAGGGTAGTTGGCGGAAGGCCGGCCCCAGAGAGGAAGTGGCCTTGGCAAGTCAGCCTGCAGATCAATGATAAACACATATGCGGAGGCTCCCTCATTGCCAGTTGGTGGGTGCTGACCGCGGCCCACTGCATATTTGG CCATGTGGAATACACAGTGAAGATGGGAGACATACGCTTGATGCATACCTCCAGAATGGCAATCAAGGTCCCAGTCCGAGACATCGTTATCCACAAATATTTTAATCCTGTTGGAACAGTGGAAAATGACATTGCCCTTGCTCTGCTTGCCTTCCCTGTGAATTTCTCCTCGAACATCCAACCTGTGTGCCTCCCTGAAAAGGCTTTCATGGTCCAAGCTGGTACAGAGTGCTGGGTGACTGGCTGGGGAAAACTAGATGAAAGAG AACCATCACAAGCATCTACACTACTGCTTCAGGAGGCTGAGCTAAGCATTCTTCGCTATGAGAGATGTAATGAGGTGCTCAAAGAAAAGATGGAAAGTCGATTTGACATGGTCAAGAAGGGGGCTATCTGTGGTACCAGCCCCACAGGAAAGGATGCCTGCCAG ggAGATTCTGGGGGTCCCCTGGTCTGTCAACTTAATGACTCATGGGTCCAGGTGGGGATAGTGAGCTGGGGCATTGGCTGTGGTCGCAGAGGGTATCCAGGAGTTTTTACAGAAGTGAGTTTCTACAAGGATTGGGTCGTTGCTAAAATGAGTCAGGCTTGTCATATAGACTCAGCAGGCTACTTCAGCCTAACGCTGTGTCTGGTGCTGCCTCTGGGCATCCTGCCGACCCCGTGA
- the LOC137774260 gene encoding LOW QUALITY PROTEIN: putative serine protease 42 (The sequence of the model RefSeq protein was modified relative to this genomic sequence to represent the inferred CDS: inserted 2 bases in 1 codon; deleted 1 base in 1 codon; substituted 1 base at 1 genomic stop codon), which translates to MASPGGPRSLLVWLLLLQRWLREAPAGRSATPSPTSPLSGGGLEDPTADQPSPGGGQGAPGSPGSPGAPGAPKLVEFSPSCSQVFLKIVGGNQSEEGKWPSQVSLRVSGRXVCGGSLITAQWVLTAAHCILSCYRDSVMMGDRSVYGEISGLVVPISRVVVHPQFSTRGTVKYDLALLRLFYPVNFTGVIQPICIPEKTFQVEAGTRCWVTGWGKQQEFGGPFVSVFLREMDQCIIYYEECNGMVQKAMPTDKDVVLEGMICGYNSIGKDSCQXDLGGSIFCQYNTTCVQIGIVSWGVSCGRKVSPGVYTDTAFYTKWLVAVVNQATSLYPVVLLILLVCLVLPLGILVTL; encoded by the exons ATGGCGTCCCCGGGCGGCCCCCGCAGCCTCCTGGTCTGGCTCCTCCTCCTTCAGCGCTGGCTCAGGGAGGCCCCGGCAGGCAGGTCAGCGACTCCCTCGCCCACTTCACCCCTCTCGGGAGGTGGCCTCGAGGACCCCACGGCGGACCAGCCAAGCCCTGGAGGGGGTCAGGGAGCCCCTGGGAGCCCCGGGTCCCCTGGGGCTCCGGGAGCCCCTAAGTTGGTGGAGTTTAG CCCATCGTGTAGCCAAGTGTTCCTGAAAATCGTGGGAGGAAATCAGAGCGAA GAAGGGAAGTGGCCCTCGCAGGTGAGCTTGAGGGTCAGTGGCAG CGTGTGCGGAGGTTCCCTCATCACAGCTCAGTGGGTGCTGACTGCAGCCCACTGTATTTTAAG CTGTTACCGCGACAGTGTCATGATGGGAGATCGGAGTGTCTATGGTGAAATCTCAGGGTTGGTGGTTCCGATCAGCCGAGTCGTTGTTCACCCTCAGTTCTCAACACGTGGAACCGTTAAATATGACCTTGCTCTTCTCCGGCTCTTCTACCCTGTAAATTTCACTGGGGTCATCCAGCCTATATGCATCCCTGAGAAGACTTTCCAGGTGGAAGCTGGGACCAGGTGCTGGGTGACTGGATGGGGCAAGCAACAAGAATTCG GTGGCCCATTTGTCTCAGTCTTTCTCCGGGAGATGGACCAATGTATCATCTACTATGAAGAATGTAATGGGATGGTCCAGAAGGCTATGCCAACAGATAAGGATGTAGTACTGGAAGGAATGATCTGTGGCTATAATAGTATAGGAAAGGATTCTTGTCAGTAA GATTTAGGAGGCTCCAT ATTCTGTCAATATAATACCACATGCGTCCAGATAGGGATTGTGAGCTGGGGTGTCAGCTGTGGTCGTAAAGTTTCACCTGGAGTTTATACAGATACTGCCTTCTACACTAAGTGGCTAGTTGCAGTGGTGAACCAGGCTACCTCTTTGTATCCAGTGGTACTCCTCATTCTACTGGTGTGTCTGGTGTTGCCTCTGGGCATCCTGGTGACCCTGTGA